Proteins encoded by one window of Mycolicibacterium sp. ND9-15:
- a CDS encoding DUF3592 domain-containing protein — translation MTEPIRWARRFLPRLTADPNETQRQRVFRRVRIGIILAACLVTLQSALMVLGAWRNDRQIERHMGVAAAEVLDAGPRRSTIEFVTPDRVTYRPELGVLYPSELETGMNIYVEYDVNDPDLVRVQHRNAALAIIPAGSIAVVGWLVAAAALGGVTLIERRTSERPT, via the coding sequence CTGACCGAACCGATCCGGTGGGCTCGCCGCTTCCTGCCCCGGCTGACCGCCGACCCGAACGAGACGCAGCGGCAGCGGGTGTTTCGCCGGGTGCGCATCGGGATCATCCTCGCGGCGTGTCTGGTCACGTTGCAGTCCGCGCTGATGGTGCTGGGCGCGTGGCGCAATGACCGGCAGATCGAACGACACATGGGCGTCGCAGCAGCCGAGGTGCTCGACGCCGGGCCGCGCCGGTCGACGATCGAGTTCGTCACCCCCGACCGCGTGACCTACCGCCCCGAGTTGGGCGTGCTCTACCCCTCGGAGCTCGAGACCGGAATGAACATCTACGTCGAATACGACGTGAACGACCCGGATCTCGTTCGCGTGCAGCATCGCAACGCGGCGTTGGCAATCATCCCGGCGGGTTCGATCGCTGTCGTCGGCTGGCTGGTTGCCGCCGCGGCTCTGGGCGGGGTGACGCTGATCGAACGTCGAACTTCTGAGCGCCCGACGTGA
- the menD gene encoding 2-succinyl-5-enolpyruvyl-6-hydroxy-3-cyclohexene-1-carboxylic-acid synthase, with product MNASTAQARVVVDELVRGGVRDVVLCPGSRNAPLAFALQDADRAGRVRLHVRIDERTAGFLAIGLAIAERAPVCIAMTSGTAVANLGPAVVESNYARVPLVVLSANRPYELLGTGANQTFEQLGYFGTQVRASISLGLAEEVPERLDALNAQWRSAVCRILVAANGSRTANAGPVQFDIPLREPLVPDADESGTYVPEGRPGGKPWTYTPPVTFDQPLDIDLTPDTVVIAGHGAGEQPNLAALPTVAEPTAPPADNPLHPFALSLVRPKQVIMLGRPTLHRPVSALLADPSVPVYALTTGPRWPDVSGNSQATGTRAVTSGAPHQAWLDRCAQVHRHAMEAVRGQLKAHPLKTGLHVAAAVADAVRPGDQLVLGASNPVRDVALVGLDTHGLKVRSNRGVAGIDGTVSTAIGAALAHERAGGGSGPNRTIALVGDLTFVHDSSGLLIGPTEPTPRNLTIVVSNDNGGGIFELLEQGDPRFSDVSSRIFGTPHDVDVGALCRAYHVESRQLEADGLAEALNEPYDGLRVLEVKADRSSLRALHASIKAAL from the coding sequence GTGAACGCTTCGACCGCGCAGGCCCGCGTGGTCGTCGACGAGCTCGTTCGCGGCGGCGTACGGGACGTCGTGCTGTGCCCGGGATCACGCAACGCGCCGCTGGCCTTCGCGCTGCAGGATGCCGACCGCGCAGGCCGGGTTCGGCTACACGTGCGTATCGACGAGCGCACGGCGGGCTTTCTGGCCATCGGGCTCGCGATCGCCGAACGCGCTCCGGTCTGTATCGCGATGACGTCGGGGACCGCGGTGGCCAACCTGGGGCCGGCGGTGGTGGAGTCGAATTACGCGCGGGTGCCGTTGGTGGTGCTCAGCGCAAACCGGCCCTATGAGCTGCTGGGCACCGGCGCGAACCAGACCTTCGAGCAGCTGGGGTATTTCGGCACGCAGGTGCGGGCCTCGATCAGCCTTGGTCTTGCCGAGGAGGTCCCCGAGCGCCTCGATGCGCTGAACGCCCAATGGCGTTCCGCGGTGTGCCGTATTTTGGTGGCAGCCAATGGATCCCGTACCGCCAACGCGGGCCCGGTGCAGTTCGACATCCCGCTGCGTGAGCCGCTCGTGCCTGACGCGGACGAGTCCGGCACCTATGTGCCGGAGGGCAGACCGGGGGGCAAGCCGTGGACGTACACCCCGCCGGTGACCTTCGACCAGCCGCTCGACATCGACCTGACCCCGGACACCGTCGTGATCGCCGGGCACGGCGCGGGGGAGCAGCCGAACCTGGCCGCGCTGCCGACCGTGGCCGAACCGACGGCGCCGCCCGCGGACAATCCGCTACACCCATTCGCGCTGAGCTTGGTGCGCCCGAAGCAGGTCATCATGCTCGGTCGTCCGACGCTGCACCGGCCGGTCTCGGCGCTGCTGGCCGATCCGTCGGTGCCGGTGTACGCGTTGACGACGGGGCCCCGCTGGCCCGACGTGTCGGGGAACTCGCAGGCCACCGGGACTCGTGCCGTCACGTCGGGGGCACCGCACCAGGCTTGGCTGGACCGGTGCGCGCAGGTGCACCGGCATGCCATGGAGGCGGTCCGCGGCCAACTCAAGGCGCACCCGCTCAAGACCGGCCTGCATGTGGCCGCCGCAGTGGCCGACGCCGTCCGGCCGGGCGATCAGCTCGTGCTTGGGGCGTCGAACCCGGTGCGTGACGTCGCGTTGGTGGGCTTGGACACCCACGGCCTCAAGGTGCGCTCGAACCGCGGTGTCGCGGGCATCGACGGCACGGTGTCGACGGCGATAGGGGCCGCGCTCGCGCACGAGCGGGCGGGTGGTGGGAGCGGGCCGAACCGGACGATCGCCCTGGTCGGCGACCTGACTTTCGTTCACGACAGCTCGGGATTGTTGATCGGGCCGACGGAGCCGACGCCGCGCAACCTGACCATCGTGGTGTCCAACGACAACGGCGGTGGCATCTTCGAACTGCTCGAACAGGGTGACCCGAGGTTCTCCGACGTATCGTCGCGGATCTTCGGCACACCGCACGACGTCGACGTCGGCGCGCTGTGCCGGGCCTATCACGTCGAGAGCCGACAGCTCGAAGCCGACGGCCTGGCCGAGGCGCTCAACGAACCGTACGACGGGTTACGGGTGCTGGAGGTGAAGGCCGACCGGTCTTCGCTGCGGGCGTTGCACGCGTCGATCAAGGCGGCCCTGTGA
- a CDS encoding glycosyltransferase family 4 protein: MRVAIVAESFLPNVNGVTNSVLRVIEHLRGNGHEVLVIAPDTPRGQAPADRVHDGVRVHRVPSRMFPKVTSLPLGVPRPRIVGVLRGFDPDVVHLASPALLGYGGLHAARHLGVPTVAVFQTDVAGFARSYGVGFSARAAWAWTRHLHSRADRTLAPSTAAMESLAAHRIPRVRKWARGVDITGFAPSARDDELRHRWSPDGKPIVGFVGRLAPEKHVERLAGLARRRDIQLVIVGDGVDRAKLERRMPSAVFTGALYGRNLAAAYASMDVFVHPGEHETFCQAVQEAMASALPVIAPNAGGPRDLVTPMQTGLLLPVVEFEDRLSASVDHMIAERQRYSVAARRSVLARTWPAICDELLAHYEDVVTSFRERAGLHTTHRGNSAFRARSRRIESA; this comes from the coding sequence GTGCGCGTTGCAATCGTCGCAGAATCCTTCCTCCCCAATGTCAACGGCGTCACGAACTCGGTGCTGCGGGTGATCGAACACCTCCGCGGTAACGGACACGAGGTCCTCGTCATCGCTCCCGACACCCCGCGCGGCCAAGCACCCGCCGACCGCGTGCACGACGGTGTCCGCGTGCACCGCGTGCCCTCGCGGATGTTCCCCAAGGTCACCTCGCTGCCGCTTGGCGTGCCGCGTCCCCGGATCGTCGGTGTGCTACGAGGATTCGACCCCGACGTGGTGCATCTGGCATCACCGGCGCTGCTCGGCTACGGCGGCCTGCACGCCGCGCGACACCTCGGTGTCCCGACCGTGGCGGTGTTCCAGACCGACGTCGCGGGTTTCGCGCGAAGCTATGGCGTCGGGTTCAGCGCCCGCGCCGCGTGGGCGTGGACCCGGCACCTGCACAGCCGGGCCGACCGCACGCTCGCGCCGTCCACCGCCGCGATGGAAAGCCTGGCCGCGCACCGCATTCCACGTGTGCGCAAGTGGGCGCGTGGCGTCGACATCACCGGCTTCGCGCCCTCGGCGCGCGACGATGAATTGCGGCACCGGTGGTCACCGGACGGTAAGCCGATCGTCGGCTTCGTCGGCCGGCTCGCACCGGAGAAGCACGTCGAACGCCTCGCCGGTCTGGCGCGACGGCGCGACATACAACTGGTCATCGTCGGCGATGGTGTCGACCGCGCGAAGCTCGAACGCCGAATGCCGTCAGCGGTTTTCACGGGGGCGCTGTACGGGCGAAACCTCGCGGCCGCGTACGCCAGCATGGATGTCTTCGTGCATCCCGGCGAGCACGAGACGTTCTGTCAGGCCGTGCAGGAGGCGATGGCCTCTGCCCTGCCCGTCATCGCGCCGAACGCCGGTGGTCCGCGTGATCTGGTCACGCCCATGCAGACCGGCCTGCTGCTGCCGGTAGTCGAGTTCGAGGATCGGCTGAGCGCGTCCGTCGACCATATGATCGCTGAGCGGCAACGGTATTCGGTGGCTGCGCGCCGCAGCGTGCTGGCGCGGACGTGGCCCGCGATCTGCGACGAACTGCTCGCCCACTACGAGGACGTCGTCACCAGTTTCCGCGAGCGTGCGGGTTTGCACACGACACACCGCGGAAATTCAGCGTTTCGCGCACGCTCGCGCCGCATCGAGAGCGCCTGA
- a CDS encoding FAD-binding domain, which translates to MKIAISGAGVAGPAFAHWMVRAGHDVTLIEKASSFRTGGYLIDFWGLGYGITQKMGIEEAIRAAGYDVRELRIVDNSGLASARLRVDPLRHAVGGRYVSLPRGDLAAAIYRTVEGDIETIYSDSIAAIDNGVDSVTVDLDHGGSREFDMLVGADGLHSNVRALAFGPEPHHERYLGCQVAACVLDGYRPRDELVYMAHNVPGRQISRFTLRGDRTMVLFIFRSPTPTLPDHLASCKALLRREFADAGWESERILDALEDVDDIYLDVVSQIRMDKWSSGRVALVGDAAACVSLLAGEGTGLAIAEAYVLAGELALAGDDVEAAYAAYENRLRDFIEAKQDGAKRLISFFATRTDLGIWLRNLAVRACNVRPIGHLVLGRALRDDIELPDYRL; encoded by the coding sequence GTGAAGATTGCGATCAGTGGCGCCGGTGTCGCAGGACCCGCATTCGCGCATTGGATGGTGCGGGCCGGGCACGACGTCACCTTGATCGAGAAGGCTTCCAGCTTTCGTACCGGCGGCTATCTGATCGACTTCTGGGGCCTGGGCTACGGCATCACGCAGAAGATGGGCATCGAGGAAGCCATCCGCGCGGCGGGCTATGACGTGCGCGAACTGCGCATCGTCGACAACTCCGGTCTGGCGTCCGCCCGGCTTCGTGTAGATCCCCTCCGCCACGCAGTCGGGGGACGCTACGTCAGCCTTCCGCGCGGGGACCTGGCAGCCGCGATCTACCGCACGGTCGAGGGCGACATCGAGACGATCTACTCCGACAGCATCGCCGCGATCGACAACGGAGTCGACAGTGTCACAGTCGACCTGGACCACGGCGGTTCACGAGAATTCGACATGCTGGTCGGCGCGGACGGGTTGCACTCCAACGTGCGGGCGCTGGCCTTCGGACCTGAGCCGCACCACGAGCGCTATCTCGGCTGCCAGGTCGCGGCGTGCGTGCTCGACGGCTACCGACCGCGCGACGAACTGGTGTACATGGCGCACAATGTGCCCGGGCGCCAGATCAGCAGGTTCACGTTGCGTGGCGACCGGACCATGGTGCTGTTCATCTTTCGCTCGCCGACGCCAACGCTGCCTGACCACCTTGCATCCTGTAAGGCCTTGCTGCGCAGGGAGTTCGCCGATGCCGGTTGGGAATCGGAGCGGATTCTGGACGCCCTCGAAGACGTCGACGACATCTATCTCGACGTGGTCAGCCAGATCCGCATGGACAAGTGGTCATCCGGTCGCGTGGCGTTGGTCGGCGACGCCGCGGCGTGTGTTTCGTTGTTGGCCGGCGAAGGCACCGGGTTGGCCATCGCCGAGGCCTATGTACTCGCCGGTGAGCTGGCCCTGGCGGGCGACGACGTCGAGGCCGCCTACGCCGCGTACGAGAACCGCCTGCGTGACTTCATCGAAGCCAAGCAGGACGGCGCGAAGCGGCTGATCTCGTTCTTCGCGACCCGAACCGACCTCGGCATCTGGTTGCGCAACCTGGCGGTCCGCGCGTGCAACGTCCGGCCGATCGGACACCTGGTTCTGGGGCGTGCGTTACGCGACGACATCGAGCTACCCGACTACCGGCTGTGA
- a CDS encoding demethylmenaquinone methyltransferase yields the protein MGRATLDKDPHEVASMFDAVARRYDLTNTVLSLGQDRAWRRATRSALRIGPGDTVLDLAAGTAVSTVELAKSQAWCVACDFSVGMLAAGGRRTVPKVAGDATKLPFADASFDAVTISFGLRNVVDHVEGLREMARVTKPGGRLVVCEFSTPTVPIFSTVYKEYLMRALPAIARVVSSDAESYEYLAESIRAWPDQAKLAGQVGQAGWTQVRWRNLTGGIVALHAAIKASPARREGGGQRQEAP from the coding sequence ATGGGTCGCGCGACGCTGGACAAGGATCCCCACGAGGTGGCCTCGATGTTCGACGCCGTGGCTCGCCGCTACGACCTCACCAACACCGTGCTGTCACTGGGCCAGGACCGCGCCTGGCGGCGTGCCACTCGTTCAGCGCTGCGAATCGGCCCCGGCGACACCGTGCTCGATCTCGCGGCCGGGACCGCGGTGTCGACCGTCGAACTGGCCAAGTCGCAGGCCTGGTGCGTGGCGTGCGACTTCTCGGTCGGCATGCTGGCCGCCGGCGGGCGGCGCACGGTGCCCAAGGTGGCCGGCGACGCGACCAAGTTGCCGTTCGCCGATGCGAGCTTCGACGCCGTGACGATCAGCTTCGGCTTGCGTAACGTAGTCGACCACGTCGAGGGACTGCGTGAGATGGCCCGGGTCACCAAACCCGGTGGGCGACTGGTGGTTTGCGAGTTCTCCACCCCGACGGTGCCGATCTTCTCGACCGTGTACAAGGAGTACCTGATGCGGGCGTTGCCGGCGATCGCCCGCGTGGTGTCCAGCGATGCGGAATCCTACGAGTATCTTGCCGAGTCGATCCGGGCCTGGCCGGATCAGGCGAAGCTGGCCGGGCAGGTCGGTCAGGCCGGTTGGACGCAGGTGCGCTGGCGCAATTTGACCGGCGGCATCGTGGCTCTGCACGCGGCCATCAAGGCCTCACCGGCGCGACGGGAGGGCGGCGGCCAACGCCAGGAAGCGCCGTAG
- a CDS encoding GlxA family transcriptional regulator: MRSVVILGYAGVQALDLVGPFEVFTGASTYLQGEGRQGYEVRVATLTGEPATTGTGLALVAHPLPDPREPLDTLVLPGGRGVHDARANLDLVNWIQTVAANSRRIVSVCTGAFLAAEAGLLDGCTATTHWAFTDRLAHEFPSVTVDPEPIFVRSNDRTWTAAGVTAGIDLALSLVEDDHGTDVAQTVARWLVMYLRRPGGQTQFAAPVWMPRAKRAPIREVQDAIEAEPGGVHSITELARRAAMSPRHFTRLFTEEVGEAPGAYVERIRTEAARRQLEETDDTVTVIAARCGFGSAETLRRNFARRLGISPDQYRKTFA; encoded by the coding sequence CTGCAGGGCGAAGGGCGCCAAGGGTACGAGGTCAGGGTGGCGACCCTGACCGGTGAGCCCGCCACGACCGGCACCGGTCTCGCGCTCGTCGCCCACCCGCTGCCGGACCCGCGCGAACCGCTCGACACCCTGGTCCTGCCCGGCGGCCGCGGGGTGCACGACGCCCGGGCCAACCTCGACCTGGTCAACTGGATCCAGACCGTCGCGGCGAATTCGCGGCGCATCGTCAGCGTGTGCACGGGCGCCTTCCTCGCCGCCGAGGCCGGCCTGCTCGACGGCTGTACCGCCACCACGCACTGGGCGTTCACCGACCGTCTCGCGCACGAATTCCCCTCGGTGACCGTGGATCCCGAGCCCATCTTCGTGCGCAGCAACGACCGCACTTGGACCGCCGCCGGGGTCACCGCCGGCATCGACCTCGCGCTGTCGCTCGTCGAGGACGACCACGGCACCGACGTCGCCCAGACCGTGGCCCGTTGGCTCGTGATGTACCTACGCAGGCCCGGCGGCCAGACCCAGTTCGCCGCGCCGGTGTGGATGCCGCGTGCCAAGCGGGCGCCGATTCGTGAGGTCCAGGACGCGATCGAAGCCGAACCCGGTGGCGTGCACAGTATTACCGAGCTGGCCCGGCGCGCCGCGATGAGCCCGCGTCACTTCACCCGGTTGTTCACCGAGGAAGTGGGTGAGGCGCCCGGCGCCTACGTCGAGCGGATCCGCACCGAGGCCGCCCGCCGCCAACTCGAGGAGACCGACGACACCGTCACCGTCATCGCCGCGCGCTGCGGCTTCGGCAGCGCGGAGACGTTGCGGCGCAACTTCGCTCGCCGCCTTGGCATTTCACCCGATCAGTACCGCAAGACGTTCGCCTGA
- a CDS encoding DJ-1/PfpI family protein gives MTQIAIMVYPGYTALDFIGPYEVLRNLPGAEVRFVWHEPGPIEADSGVLLIGATHSFDETPSPDIVLIPGGLSSFQHARDEKVLDWVRRAHETSTWTTSVCSGSVILAAAGVLDGRRATSHWMALPMLKPFGVDTVSDQRVVHEGKIVTAAGVSAGIDLGLWLYGQIAGDAKAKAVQLVIEYDPQPPYDSGHLSKASAATKAAASALLSVDTVKHRQLVPTVALLWTAALQRVRKKAVSVR, from the coding sequence ATGACTCAGATCGCGATCATGGTGTACCCCGGGTACACCGCGCTCGACTTCATCGGCCCGTACGAGGTGTTGCGCAACCTGCCCGGCGCCGAAGTGCGGTTCGTCTGGCACGAACCGGGGCCGATCGAGGCGGACTCCGGCGTGCTGCTCATCGGCGCGACCCACTCGTTCGACGAGACGCCGTCGCCGGACATCGTCCTGATCCCCGGCGGGCTGTCGAGTTTCCAGCACGCCCGCGACGAAAAGGTGCTCGACTGGGTCCGCCGGGCCCACGAGACGTCGACCTGGACGACCTCGGTGTGCTCGGGTTCGGTCATCCTCGCCGCGGCGGGCGTGCTCGACGGGCGCCGAGCCACGTCGCATTGGATGGCGCTGCCGATGCTCAAGCCGTTCGGCGTCGACACCGTTTCCGATCAGCGGGTCGTGCACGAGGGCAAGATCGTCACCGCCGCGGGGGTGTCGGCGGGTATCGACCTGGGCTTGTGGCTGTACGGGCAGATCGCCGGCGACGCGAAGGCCAAGGCGGTGCAGCTGGTCATCGAATACGACCCGCAGCCCCCCTACGACTCCGGGCACCTGTCGAAGGCGTCGGCCGCCACGAAAGCGGCGGCCTCGGCGTTGCTGAGCGTGGACACGGTCAAGCACCGGCAGCTCGTCCCGACCGTGGCGCTGCTGTGGACCGCCGCGCTCCAGCGAGTCCGCAAAAAGGCGGTTTCGGTGCGCTAG
- a CDS encoding DsbA family protein, with protein MRISRAVAAVALTVAIAAAGCTDHVTGAAQRDPAQPPLAVSEDGYGVVAGFDDAPVRIEIFTEPQCNHCADLQADFGDQIAYYIGVGQLNVTYRPMIFLDEVTDGHSARVSNALFLATGAGATGAQFQRFVEELWADQDPGGPGPSDDEMADMAASAGMPEEAAKRIASGGSAVNVAEMDENNFGFLIDIDPLAGGTPTVYDLVGDEKIDIYDNDWLDRLIES; from the coding sequence ATGCGGATCTCCCGGGCCGTGGCGGCGGTGGCGCTCACCGTTGCGATCGCTGCCGCGGGCTGCACCGACCACGTCACCGGGGCGGCGCAACGCGACCCGGCCCAGCCCCCGCTGGCGGTCAGCGAAGACGGGTACGGCGTCGTCGCCGGGTTCGACGACGCCCCGGTCCGCATCGAGATCTTCACCGAACCGCAGTGCAACCATTGTGCGGACTTACAAGCCGATTTCGGCGATCAGATCGCCTACTACATCGGCGTCGGCCAACTCAACGTCACCTACCGGCCGATGATCTTCCTCGACGAGGTGACCGACGGTCACTCGGCGCGGGTCAGCAACGCCCTGTTTCTGGCCACCGGGGCCGGCGCCACCGGCGCGCAGTTCCAACGGTTCGTCGAAGAACTGTGGGCCGACCAGGACCCCGGCGGGCCGGGACCCAGCGATGACGAGATGGCCGACATGGCGGCCTCGGCGGGCATGCCCGAGGAGGCCGCCAAGCGAATCGCCAGTGGCGGGTCGGCAGTGAACGTCGCCGAGATGGACGAGAACAACTTCGGGTTCCTGATCGACATCGACCCTCTGGCCGGTGGCACGCCGACGGTCTACGACCTGGTCGGCGACGAGAAGATCGACATCTACGACAACGACTGGCTCGACAGGCTCATCGAATCCTGA
- a CDS encoding MarR family winged helix-turn-helix transcriptional regulator, whose product MTTMDEASENDSVVSDEFLSQLERATRGLLALNVSALEQLEKRIGLAPLRALQALDRLGPSLVTELGEDLGLLPSTASRLSDRLAEAGYITRRVAPTNRRATLLELTDAGRAVLDELIGLRTKAFRAVTRRMTEADRAALIQGTRAFTAAYRDLVEGSHG is encoded by the coding sequence ATGACGACGATGGATGAGGCCTCGGAGAACGATTCGGTGGTCAGCGATGAGTTCCTGTCGCAGCTCGAACGAGCCACGCGCGGTCTGCTCGCGCTCAACGTGTCCGCGCTCGAGCAACTGGAGAAGCGGATCGGACTCGCGCCGCTGCGCGCACTACAGGCGTTGGATCGACTTGGGCCGTCCCTGGTGACCGAATTGGGCGAGGATCTGGGCCTGCTGCCGTCCACGGCGAGCCGGCTCAGCGATCGGCTGGCCGAGGCCGGCTACATCACTCGCCGCGTTGCCCCCACTAACCGCCGGGCCACGTTGCTGGAACTGACCGATGCGGGCCGTGCGGTCCTCGACGAGTTGATCGGCTTACGTACCAAAGCTTTTCGCGCGGTGACACGGCGCATGACTGAGGCGGACCGCGCCGCGTTGATACAGGGCACGCGGGCGTTCACCGCCGCCTACCGGGACCTGGTCGAAGGTTCCCACGGGTGA
- a CDS encoding GAF domain-containing protein — protein sequence MAQVYRAPMRSRRDAVDPQAAIDRALATGVVGFGDAGFDERLARRVERFADVADGSFVWTRDADGLFWLGRIDGPYRRDDDAAAVAVDLVHIRPCRWLTEPVVESHTPAAVIATFGRGGRNFQQTHSPDVGPQTERLWNARSDRRS from the coding sequence GTGGCTCAGGTGTACCGCGCTCCGATGCGGTCCCGCCGCGACGCCGTCGACCCGCAGGCGGCGATCGACCGCGCGCTGGCGACGGGTGTCGTCGGTTTCGGCGACGCCGGGTTCGATGAGCGGCTGGCTCGCCGCGTCGAGCGGTTCGCCGACGTCGCCGACGGGTCGTTCGTCTGGACCCGCGATGCGGACGGGCTCTTCTGGTTGGGTCGTATCGACGGCCCCTACCGCCGCGACGACGATGCGGCTGCGGTCGCCGTCGACCTGGTGCACATCCGTCCGTGCCGGTGGCTTACCGAGCCGGTAGTCGAATCCCACACGCCCGCAGCTGTTATCGCGACGTTTGGGCGCGGCGGGCGCAACTTCCAGCAAACGCACAGTCCCGACGTCGGCCCACAGACCGAACGGCTCTGGAACGCCCGCTCCGACCGAAGGTCGTAG
- a CDS encoding alpha/beta fold hydrolase: protein MNLAYDDRGSGPSVLFIAGHGGAGRTWHLHQVPEFQRAGYRCITFDNRGVGATENASGFTTETMVADTAALIEKLDAAPVRIVSVSMGSFIAQELMVSRPDLVDRAVLMATRGREDRTREFFREAEAELANSGVRLPAKFDAKIRLLENFSPKTLNDDVKVRDWIDMFVMWPTKTTPGGHSQSEVRPRGNRLPAYRSITAPTLVIGFADDLVLPPYLSREVADAIPKGRYLEIPDAGHLGFIERPEVVNKAMLDFFADRL from the coding sequence GTGAACTTGGCCTACGACGATCGGGGAAGCGGTCCATCAGTGCTGTTCATCGCCGGTCATGGCGGCGCCGGACGGACCTGGCACCTGCACCAGGTGCCAGAGTTTCAGCGCGCCGGCTACCGCTGCATCACGTTCGACAACCGCGGGGTGGGCGCGACCGAGAACGCCAGCGGGTTCACCACGGAAACGATGGTGGCCGACACGGCGGCGCTGATCGAAAAGCTCGACGCGGCGCCGGTGCGCATCGTCTCCGTGTCGATGGGCTCGTTCATAGCCCAGGAACTCATGGTGTCGCGCCCCGACCTCGTCGACCGGGCGGTGCTGATGGCCACCCGCGGCCGCGAGGACCGTACTCGCGAATTCTTCCGCGAGGCCGAGGCGGAGCTCGCCAACTCCGGTGTCCGGCTGCCGGCGAAATTCGACGCCAAAATCCGGCTGCTGGAGAACTTTTCGCCCAAGACGCTCAACGACGACGTCAAGGTTCGCGACTGGATCGACATGTTCGTTATGTGGCCCACCAAGACGACACCCGGCGGGCACTCGCAGAGCGAGGTTCGTCCGCGGGGCAATCGGCTGCCCGCTTACCGGAGTATCACGGCACCGACGCTCGTCATCGGCTTCGCCGACGACCTGGTGCTGCCCCCGTACCTGAGTCGCGAGGTCGCAGACGCGATCCCGAAAGGCCGCTACCTGGAGATTCCCGACGCCGGTCACCTCGGTTTCATCGAGCGGCCGGAGGTGGTCAACAAAGCGATGCTCGATTTCTTCGCCGATAGGCTGTAG